A window of the Gossypium hirsutum isolate 1008001.06 chromosome A05, Gossypium_hirsutum_v2.1, whole genome shotgun sequence genome harbors these coding sequences:
- the LOC121202919 gene encoding probable serine/threonine-protein kinase PIX7 isoform X1 yields the protein MADNNNCGCWTFLKPTETRCLNASNRELFPPSEARLSSDNLDPPTSTKTKSPRQLLQFTFQELKSATGNFRPDSILGEGGFGYVFKGWIEENGTAPAKPGSRITVAVKSLKLDGLQGHREWVVEVAFLGQLHHPNLVKLIGYCIEEDHRLLVYEFMTRGSLENHLFRRTIPLPWSNRIKITLGAAKGLAFLHGGPEPVIYRDFKTSNILLDSEYNAKLSDFGLAKAGPQGDKTHVSTRVVGTYGYAAPEYVMTGHLTSKSDVYSFGVVLLEILTGRRSMDKKRPSGEQNLVTWARPYLADKRKLYQLVDPRLELNYSLKGVLKVSQLAYNCLHRDPKARPTMDEVVKVLTPLQDLNDLAILSHHSRLSQQGRRKKKLEGTKSTKDSPLNIGKHRKDEIKLQLCK from the exons ATGGCTGACAACAACAACTGTGGCTGTTGGACTTTCTTGAAAC CTACTGAGACAAGATGTCTAAATGCTAGTAATAGAGAGTTGTTCCCTCCAAGTGAAGCTCGTCTTTCATCTGATAATCTCGATCCACCAACATCCACAAAAACCAAATCACCACGACAGCTTCTTCAATTTACTTTTCAAGAGCTAAAATCTGCAACAGGGAACTTTAGACCTGACAGCATACTTGGTGAAggtggttttgggtatgtcttcAAAGGGTGGATAGAGGAAAATGGAACAGCACCGGCCAAACCAGGTTCAAGGATCACTGTTGCTGTCAAGAGTTTGAAACTGGATGGTCTTCAAGGCCACAGAGAATGGGTG GTTGAGGTTGCCTTCCTTGGACAACTTCATCATCCTAACCTCGTTAAACTCATTGGTTACTGCATTGAAGAGGATCACCGGTTGCTTGTCTATGAGTTTATGACCCGAGGAAGTCTTGAAAACCATCTGTTTAGAA GGACAATACCTCTTCCCTGGTCAAATAGGATTAAGATCACACTTGGCGCAGCAAAAGGATTGGCTTTTCTTCATGGTGGTCCAGAACCAGTCATATATAGAGATTTTAAAACATCCAACATTTTACTTGATTcg GAATATAATGCAAAGCTTTCAGATTTTGGTCTAGCAAAAGCTGGTCCTCAAGGAGACAAAACACATGTTTCTACTAGAGTTGTCGGAACCTATGGCTATGCTGCACCGGAGTATGTTATGACAG gACACTTGACATCTAAAAGTGATGTTTACAGCTTCGGTGTTGTCTTACTCGAGATTTTGACCGGCCGAAGATCGATGGACAAGAAGCGTCCTAGTGGCGAGCAGAATCTAGTTACATGGGCTCGGCCGTATTTAGCTGACAAGAGAAAACTTTACCAACTGGTGGATCCCCGGTTAGAGCTAAATTATTCTCTTAAAGGGGTACTTAAAGTTTCTCAATTAGCTTACAATTGCCTCCATAGGGACCCTAAAGCCCGTCCTACAATGGATGAAGTAGTGAAAGTCCTCACTCCATTGCAAGACCTTAATGATCTCGCCATATTATCGCATCATTCTCGTCTATCTCAACAAGGAAGACGTAAAAAGAAACTAGAGGGAACCAAAAGCACCAAAGATTCCCCTTTGAATATTGGCAAACATAGGAAAGATGAAATCAAACTTCAATTATGTAAGTAG
- the LOC121202919 gene encoding probable serine/threonine-protein kinase PIX7 isoform X2: MADNNNCGCWTFLKPTETRCLNASNRELFPPSEARLSSDNLDPPTSTKTKSPRQLLQFTFQELKSATGNFRPDSILGEGGFGYVFKGWIEENGTAPAKPGSRITVAVKSLKLDGLQGHREWVVEVAFLGQLHHPNLVKLIGYCIEEDHRLLVYEFMTRGSLENHLFRRTIPLPWSNRIKITLGAAKGLAFLHGGPEPVIYRDFKTSNILLDSEYNAKLSDFGLAKAGPQGDKTHVSTRVVGTYGYAAPEYVMTASVLSYSRF, translated from the exons ATGGCTGACAACAACAACTGTGGCTGTTGGACTTTCTTGAAAC CTACTGAGACAAGATGTCTAAATGCTAGTAATAGAGAGTTGTTCCCTCCAAGTGAAGCTCGTCTTTCATCTGATAATCTCGATCCACCAACATCCACAAAAACCAAATCACCACGACAGCTTCTTCAATTTACTTTTCAAGAGCTAAAATCTGCAACAGGGAACTTTAGACCTGACAGCATACTTGGTGAAggtggttttgggtatgtcttcAAAGGGTGGATAGAGGAAAATGGAACAGCACCGGCCAAACCAGGTTCAAGGATCACTGTTGCTGTCAAGAGTTTGAAACTGGATGGTCTTCAAGGCCACAGAGAATGGGTG GTTGAGGTTGCCTTCCTTGGACAACTTCATCATCCTAACCTCGTTAAACTCATTGGTTACTGCATTGAAGAGGATCACCGGTTGCTTGTCTATGAGTTTATGACCCGAGGAAGTCTTGAAAACCATCTGTTTAGAA GGACAATACCTCTTCCCTGGTCAAATAGGATTAAGATCACACTTGGCGCAGCAAAAGGATTGGCTTTTCTTCATGGTGGTCCAGAACCAGTCATATATAGAGATTTTAAAACATCCAACATTTTACTTGATTcg GAATATAATGCAAAGCTTTCAGATTTTGGTCTAGCAAAAGCTGGTCCTCAAGGAGACAAAACACATGTTTCTACTAGAGTTGTCGGAACCTATGGCTATGCTGCACCGGAGTATGTTATGACAG CTTCGGTGTTGTCTTACTCGAGATTTTGA
- the LOC121229218 gene encoding uncharacterized protein, translated as MSAIVSGKRSFFEELSASPPVSKRIRCSSRFASSSSFSPSSPPPLFLTDQLIAIFPEMDKQVLERVLGECGDDLDSAIRRLNELRLGSANRNAAIAADDKTGVELKELQAQGVAANGDVAKEPTAPEAMDGSDWVDLFVREMLNASNVDDARARASRALEVLEKSICARAGAKVAQNFHQENKMLKEQLEALIQENTILKRAVAVQHERQKEYENQSQELQHLKQLASQYQEQLRTLEVNNYALTMHLKQAQQSSSIPGRFNPDVF; from the exons ATGTCTGCCATAGTTTCAGGGAAGAGATCTTTCTTTGAGGAATTGAGTGCGTCACCTCCCGTTTCTAAGAGAATCCGTTGTTCTTCTcgttttgcttcttcttcttccttctccCCTTCTTCGCCGCCTCCTTTGTTTTTGACCGATCAATTGATAGCTATTTTCCCTGAAATGGATAAACAG GTTCTCGAGAGAGTACTTGGAGAATGCGGAGACGATTTGGATTCAGCTATTAGACGTTTGAATGAACTTCGTTTAGGATCTGCTAATAGAAATGCAGCAATTGCCGCTGATGATAAAACTGGTGTGGAATTAAAAGAACTTCAAGCTCAAG GTGTAGCAGCCAATGGAGATGTGGCTAAGGAACCGACAGCTCCAGAAGCTATGGATGGTTCAGATTGGGTGGACCTTTTTGTTAGGGAAATGTTAAATGCTTCTAACGTTGATGATGCCAGAGCACGTGCTTCGAGAGCACTGGAGGTTTTGGAGAAATCCATTTGTGCACGAGCTGGAGCAAAGGTGGCCCAAAATTTCCACCAG GAAAATAAGATGCTAAAAGAACAACTGGAAGCACTTATTCAGGAAAATACTATTCTGAAACGAGCTGTTGCCGTTCAGCATGAGCGTCAGAAGGAGTACGAAAATCAGAGTCAGGAGTTGCAGCATCTGAAGCAACTAGCATCTCAGTATCAAGAGCAGTTAAGAACCCTTGAG GTAAACAACTATGCATTGACAATGCACTTGAAGCAAGCTCAGCAAAGTAGCTCTATCCCGGGCCGTTTCAACCCCGATGTTTTCTAG